Proteins encoded by one window of Salicibibacter halophilus:
- the spoVB gene encoding stage V sporulation protein B has protein sequence MTRQTFFAGAFILIIAGLITRILGFINKIVMARVMGSEGMGLYMMAVPSLLLIITLTQLGLPVAISKLIAEAEARGEHERKKRILVISLIVTGSLSAVLTTAMLAAAPLLASILLTDTRALYPLLAIIPIVPIVALSAVLRGYFQGMQNMRPIAYSQVIEQVVRIALVAFCTSIFLPFGVEYAAAGAMISVVAGELASLLYVIYVFKNKKTMRIRENFFSGLKSGKRTLQDLMTIALPTTGSRLVGSVSQFLEPIIVAQSLAIAGVATVTATSQYGELVGFVVPLLFLPSFITQSLSVSLVPAISEAHSKGDYATIQKRLQQTTKVALLSGGISVVILYVFAVPILSLMYDAPQAAVYLKVIAPFCIFLYFQMPLQSVLQALNLAKAAMYNSLIGAGVKMTAIAFLASRPELGIMGAALAICASLMIVTLLHFISVSRAVGFTLKVKDWTGTLLVTILTAGVAIHSFRSFISSEDEMLVGTIISLTITVIFYMMGLILFRLLPIKNISRIPFLQSFFR, from the coding sequence ATGACAAGGCAAACGTTTTTCGCAGGTGCTTTCATTCTTATTATCGCAGGTTTAATCACTCGTATCCTCGGGTTTATCAATAAAATTGTCATGGCTCGGGTGATGGGCTCCGAAGGTATGGGGCTCTATATGATGGCCGTCCCCAGCCTATTGCTCATCATTACGCTTACCCAACTCGGACTTCCGGTCGCGATATCTAAACTGATCGCGGAAGCCGAAGCCCGTGGCGAACATGAACGAAAAAAAAGAATCCTGGTTATTTCCCTCATCGTTACCGGCTCATTAAGCGCGGTATTAACGACAGCCATGCTCGCGGCCGCACCGCTTCTGGCGAGCATCCTATTAACGGATACCCGTGCGCTTTATCCGCTGCTTGCCATTATCCCGATTGTCCCGATTGTTGCCCTTTCCGCGGTGTTGAGAGGTTACTTTCAAGGGATGCAAAACATGCGCCCGATCGCTTATTCCCAAGTAATCGAGCAAGTCGTACGCATCGCACTCGTTGCCTTTTGTACGAGCATCTTTTTGCCGTTCGGAGTTGAATATGCCGCCGCGGGGGCTATGATATCGGTTGTCGCCGGGGAACTGGCTTCTTTGCTGTACGTTATTTATGTGTTTAAAAATAAAAAAACGATGCGAATCCGGGAAAACTTCTTTTCCGGATTGAAAAGCGGAAAAAGAACATTACAAGATTTAATGACGATCGCGCTTCCCACGACCGGGAGCAGGCTTGTCGGCTCAGTCTCCCAGTTTCTTGAGCCGATCATCGTCGCCCAAAGCCTGGCGATTGCCGGAGTGGCAACCGTTACAGCTACAAGCCAATACGGGGAGTTGGTCGGATTTGTCGTCCCCCTGCTTTTTTTGCCTTCGTTTATTACACAAAGTTTATCGGTCTCGCTCGTCCCGGCGATCAGCGAGGCCCATAGCAAGGGTGATTATGCCACCATTCAAAAACGGTTGCAACAAACAACAAAAGTTGCCCTGCTGTCCGGCGGCATATCCGTTGTTATCTTGTACGTATTCGCCGTTCCGATCCTATCACTTATGTATGACGCGCCACAAGCGGCGGTTTACTTAAAAGTGATTGCGCCTTTTTGTATCTTTCTTTATTTCCAAATGCCGCTGCAATCCGTGTTACAAGCGTTAAACCTGGCAAAAGCGGCTATGTATAACAGCCTCATTGGCGCCGGGGTTAAAATGACTGCCATTGCCTTTTTGGCATCCCGCCCGGAACTCGGGATCATGGGAGCGGCACTCGCCATCTGCGCGAGTTTAATGATTGTCACTCTTCTTCATTTTATCAGTGTTTCAAGGGCAGTAGGATTCACATTAAAAGTAAAAGACTGGACCGGCACGCTGCTCGTTACTATCTTGACCGCGGGCGTGGCAATTCACAGCTTCCGCTCCTTTATTTCATCCGAGGACGAAATGCTCGTCGGGACTATTATCAGCCTAACGATTACGGTCATCTTTTACATGATGGGGTTAATTTTGTTCCGTCTCCTACCTATTAAGAATATCAGCCGAATCCCATTCCTTCAATCTTTCTTTCGTTAG
- a CDS encoding post-transcriptional regulator: MENPQQFEVWKTDVKPILELKRDEFHLFGHEEATEEDIWKLGIGKLRKESQYTPFYRFANVLMRLSVTDYMNEKTINAYKGTEGWSKDTDDEMEGILDEVLGNEEADGRKGNRQPSSG, from the coding sequence ATGGAAAATCCGCAACAGTTTGAAGTATGGAAAACGGATGTAAAGCCAATACTTGAATTAAAAAGAGATGAATTTCATCTGTTCGGACATGAGGAAGCTACAGAAGAAGATATTTGGAAGTTGGGCATAGGAAAGTTGCGTAAAGAATCGCAATATACGCCTTTTTATCGGTTCGCAAACGTGTTGATGCGTTTGTCCGTGACGGATTATATGAATGAGAAGACCATCAATGCCTATAAAGGGACGGAAGGTTGGTCAAAAGATACCGATGACGAGATGGAAGGGATCCTTGATGAGGTGCTCGGCAACGAAGAAGCGGATGGCCGAAAAGGGAACAGGCAGCCTTCCAGTGGCTGA
- the secD gene encoding protein translocase subunit SecD, which translates to MGKKWGRIGAFFAIIIALGILISQTAFDVARGTNLGLDLQGGFEVLYELDPDGEGELTEEDIQATASALSERVDVLGVSEPSITVEGEDRIRVQLPGVEEQEEARELLSTEAELSFRDVDDELMLTGEDLEQGGASAGFDEANQPMVQVTLQDGELFGEITTEISQRPEPENLLVIWLDYDEDEHSFYEEVNEPDPAFISAPQVSEPLPTDTVSIEGMGSLEEAEFLAEMLNAGSLPVEIEEIYSNTVGASLGEQALEQTLFAGMIGVALIFLYMLAYYRFMGVIATLTLAVYIYLVMILFNSIQGVLTLPGIAALILGVGMAVDANILTYERIKEELKDGRSMKSAFKLGSRRALGTIIDANITTIIAAAVLFYFGTSAVQGFAVMLIVSILTSFITAVYGTRLLLGLWINSRSLNRKYWLFGVKERDVRRGL; encoded by the coding sequence ATGGGAAAAAAATGGGGAAGAATCGGGGCATTTTTCGCCATTATCATCGCGCTCGGCATATTGATCTCGCAAACGGCATTTGATGTTGCCCGCGGTACAAATCTTGGCCTTGATTTGCAAGGGGGATTTGAAGTTTTGTATGAACTCGATCCCGATGGAGAGGGAGAGTTAACCGAGGAGGATATTCAGGCAACCGCTTCGGCATTGAGTGAACGGGTAGATGTGCTCGGCGTTTCGGAACCTTCCATTACTGTTGAAGGAGAAGATCGCATACGTGTCCAGCTTCCCGGCGTGGAAGAGCAGGAAGAAGCCCGTGAGCTCTTGTCCACGGAAGCAGAGCTATCCTTTCGAGATGTCGATGACGAGTTAATGCTAACCGGGGAAGACTTAGAGCAGGGTGGTGCGAGCGCAGGTTTTGATGAAGCGAATCAACCGATGGTGCAAGTTACATTGCAAGACGGTGAGTTGTTTGGAGAAATTACCACTGAAATAAGCCAACGGCCGGAACCGGAGAATTTACTCGTCATTTGGCTCGACTATGATGAAGACGAGCACTCTTTCTATGAAGAAGTCAATGAGCCGGATCCGGCCTTCATTTCGGCGCCTCAGGTAAGCGAACCGCTTCCTACGGATACTGTCTCCATTGAAGGCATGGGATCCCTCGAGGAAGCAGAGTTTTTGGCGGAAATGCTCAACGCCGGTTCGCTTCCCGTGGAAATCGAGGAAATATACTCCAACACGGTGGGGGCATCTTTAGGGGAACAAGCCTTGGAGCAGACACTGTTCGCGGGCATGATCGGTGTGGCCCTCATCTTTTTATACATGCTTGCTTATTACCGTTTTATGGGTGTGATCGCTACGCTTACACTGGCGGTCTATATCTACTTGGTCATGATTCTCTTTAATTCCATTCAAGGAGTGCTGACGTTACCCGGCATTGCCGCTTTAATTCTCGGGGTCGGGATGGCAGTGGATGCCAATATTTTAACGTACGAGCGCATTAAAGAAGAGTTAAAAGACGGAAGGTCCATGAAATCTGCGTTTAAATTGGGAAGCAGGCGAGCGTTGGGCACCATCATTGATGCAAATATAACAACGATCATCGCTGCCGCCGTCTTGTTTTATTTCGGCACAAGCGCGGTACAAGGCTTTGCCGTCATGCTCATCGTAAGCATTTTGACAAGCTTTATTACTGCGGTATATGGCACGCGTCTCTTGTTGGGGCTATGGATTAACAGCCGGAGTTTGAATCGAAAATACTGGCTGTTTGGCGTAAAGGAGCGTGATGTTCGCCGTGGACTTTAA
- the secF gene encoding protein translocase subunit SecF: MDFNIADKNIDLIKHRKTYFTFTMLIVLAGAVLLSTLGLNLGIDFESGTRVDLMAEEPLTEEEIENELAEIGLAADDITLAGENNEQASVQFIGDLDQEESLELQGHFDEAFGHEPNISTVSPQIGRELAINALIATGLASLGIVIYVAIRFEFLYGLAAITALLYDAFFVISVFSLMQLEINIPFIAAVLTVIGYSINDTIVTFDRIRENVRKEEQEKNIEDFDQLAGIVNKSLLQTLTRSINTVLTVLFAAVAIWLLGSEAITSFAFAIVIGLVAGTYSSLFVAAQLWLVWKNKHIQKQREKLEAEVEGSES; this comes from the coding sequence GTGGACTTTAATATCGCCGATAAAAATATCGATCTAATTAAACACAGAAAGACGTATTTTACCTTTACCATGCTCATCGTACTGGCTGGGGCCGTTTTGTTGTCAACGCTCGGCCTAAATTTAGGCATTGACTTTGAAAGTGGTACGCGCGTTGATCTCATGGCAGAGGAACCGTTAACGGAAGAGGAGATTGAAAATGAGCTTGCCGAGATCGGTTTGGCAGCGGATGATATTACGCTCGCCGGAGAAAACAATGAGCAAGCTTCCGTTCAATTTATCGGCGACCTGGATCAAGAAGAGTCGCTGGAATTACAGGGGCATTTTGATGAAGCATTCGGGCATGAACCGAATATAAGCACCGTTTCCCCGCAAATCGGACGGGAACTCGCGATCAATGCACTAATTGCCACCGGATTGGCTTCGCTAGGAATCGTTATTTATGTCGCGATCCGTTTTGAATTTCTATATGGGCTCGCCGCCATTACGGCACTACTGTATGATGCTTTTTTCGTGATATCGGTTTTCAGTCTAATGCAATTGGAAATCAACATCCCTTTTATTGCAGCGGTTCTCACCGTTATCGGTTACTCGATTAACGACACGATTGTAACCTTTGACCGCATACGGGAAAACGTTCGGAAGGAAGAACAAGAAAAGAACATCGAGGACTTTGACCAATTGGCCGGAATTGTGAATAAAAGCTTGCTACAAACACTCACACGTTCGATTAACACCGTCTTAACGGTATTGTTTGCCGCAGTGGCCATTTGGCTTTTGGGGAGTGAGGCGATCACTTCATTTGCATTCGCAATCGTCATCGGCCTAGTTGCCGGTACGTACTCGTCCCTCTTTGTGGCCGCGCAATTATGGCTCGTATGGAAGAATAAGCATATCCAAAAACAAAGGGAAAAATTAGAAGCAGAAGTAGAAGGCAGCGAGTCATAA
- a CDS encoding cation diffusion facilitator family transporter produces MMADADFDEIRYRRVKHAAWVGIIINIALAIVKGIFGVLANSRALIADAAHSAADVVTSFAVLIGVRAAELPPDEDHPYGHGKAESITAIIVSVLLFLVGFEIALNTIGEMRGGSEPPGTIALYIIVASIIIKEALFRVKVRLGKKYNSEAIITDAWHHRSDAISSIAALAGVGASILGFHFDIPWLLYGDLVAGVFVAGLVMIMAWKLGKDAIHNALDHVLHEEDTTEMKDKVLGVDGVIGIDEFHARQHGHYVIIDIKIAVDPEISVRAGHDIATDVKGLLMEEEKVRNVLVHVNPYEDE; encoded by the coding sequence ATGATGGCAGATGCAGATTTTGATGAGATACGATATAGACGGGTAAAACATGCCGCTTGGGTAGGCATTATTATTAACATCGCCCTTGCGATCGTCAAGGGCATCTTCGGTGTATTGGCGAACAGCCGGGCGTTGATCGCTGATGCTGCCCATTCGGCCGCTGATGTCGTAACATCTTTCGCCGTTTTGATCGGCGTTCGGGCTGCGGAACTCCCGCCCGACGAAGACCATCCATACGGCCACGGCAAAGCGGAATCGATTACCGCCATCATTGTGAGCGTCCTGTTATTCCTTGTCGGCTTTGAAATTGCGCTGAATACAATCGGGGAAATGAGAGGGGGGAGCGAGCCTCCGGGCACCATTGCTCTTTATATTATTGTGGCCTCTATCATCATTAAAGAAGCGCTGTTTCGTGTGAAAGTTCGTCTCGGTAAAAAATACAACAGCGAAGCGATCATCACTGATGCCTGGCACCACCGTTCGGACGCCATTTCTTCGATCGCCGCCCTTGCCGGGGTGGGCGCTTCCATTCTTGGTTTCCATTTTGATATTCCATGGCTACTTTACGGGGATTTAGTCGCGGGTGTGTTTGTTGCCGGCCTTGTTATGATCATGGCTTGGAAGTTAGGCAAGGACGCCATTCATAACGCGCTCGATCATGTTTTGCATGAAGAAGACACGACGGAGATGAAAGATAAGGTGCTTGGAGTCGATGGAGTTATCGGAATAGACGAGTTTCACGCGCGTCAGCATGGACATTATGTGATCATTGATATTAAAATAGCCGTAGACCCGGAAATAAGCGTTCGCGCCGGTCATGATATTGCCACAGATGTGAAGGGTTTGCTAATGGAAGAGGAGAAGGTGCGAAACGTACTTGTCCATGTGAACCCTTATGAAGACGAATAA
- a CDS encoding LapA family protein produces MRGQWTLIMGLIAALLISIFAVINVESVAVNFLFGTTEIPLILIILGSVLMGGLAVGGVGMLKVYRLQQEVRRLKRDNAEGRQASDHPEPEQENNRKDKRSAKE; encoded by the coding sequence ATGCGAGGACAATGGACACTCATCATGGGGCTGATTGCCGCATTGTTGATTTCGATCTTTGCAGTGATCAATGTAGAAAGCGTAGCCGTGAACTTTCTATTTGGCACAACGGAAATTCCTTTAATTCTTATCATCCTCGGTTCCGTGCTCATGGGCGGGCTTGCCGTTGGCGGTGTTGGGATGCTGAAAGTGTATCGCCTCCAGCAGGAAGTTAGGCGCTTGAAAAGGGACAACGCGGAAGGACGCCAGGCAAGCGACCACCCGGAACCGGAACAAGAGAACAACCGAAAGGACAAGCGTAGTGCCAAAGAGTGA
- a CDS encoding single-stranded-DNA-specific exonuclease RecJ, with translation MLDAKTRWHIRPLDQRAKALADAFRVSELTAQLLCNRGFEEVEDARVFLHTDESILHDPFSLAGMEESVRRIQRAVAGNEKIVVFGDYDVDGVSSTVLMCETLEKLGARYDWYVPNRFTEGYGPNSAAFQKIQEDGCTLVITVDTGIAAIESINAAQNNGLDVIVTDHHEPPPVLPGACAIINPKQADCPYPFKELAGVGIVGKLAHALLEELPEDGLDLIALGTISDLVPLVDENRFFAKSGLRELNQLNRPGVEALKEISGIKGPLFRKRRWALGLDRG, from the coding sequence ATGTTAGATGCTAAGACGAGGTGGCATATTCGTCCGTTGGACCAACGGGCCAAAGCGTTGGCAGATGCATTCCGCGTCTCTGAACTTACAGCTCAACTCCTATGCAATCGGGGGTTTGAGGAAGTCGAGGATGCCCGTGTTTTTTTACATACAGATGAATCGATTCTCCACGATCCTTTTTCATTGGCGGGAATGGAGGAGTCGGTCCGCCGTATTCAACGTGCGGTGGCAGGTAATGAAAAAATCGTTGTTTTCGGAGACTACGATGTGGACGGCGTGTCCAGCACGGTGCTTATGTGTGAAACCCTAGAAAAACTGGGCGCGAGATATGATTGGTACGTCCCCAATCGTTTTACCGAAGGTTATGGTCCCAACAGCGCCGCGTTCCAAAAAATACAGGAAGATGGCTGTACGCTGGTGATCACGGTCGATACGGGGATTGCTGCTATCGAGTCGATTAACGCCGCACAGAACAACGGCCTGGATGTCATTGTAACGGACCATCACGAACCGCCCCCGGTACTTCCGGGCGCCTGTGCGATCATTAACCCGAAACAAGCGGATTGCCCGTATCCCTTCAAGGAGCTGGCGGGGGTTGGAATTGTTGGTAAGCTTGCCCATGCCCTGCTCGAGGAGTTGCCCGAGGATGGACTCGACCTTATCGCGCTGGGAACGATCAGCGATCTGGTTCCGCTCGTGGATGAAAATCGTTTTTTTGCCAAATCCGGGTTACGGGAATTAAATCAGCTTAACCGCCCGGGTGTAGAGGCATTAAAAGAAATATCCGGCATCAAAGGCCCCCTTTTTCGGAAGAGACGGTGGGCTTTGGGTTTGGACCGCGGCTGA
- a CDS encoding single-stranded-DNA-specific exonuclease C-terminal domain-containing protein, whose protein sequence is MGFGFGPRLNAAGRMDSAAPAVQLLLASDPEQAYALAREIDEYNRERQQTVEKITEEALEQLQGKGDDRPAIVVAGKGWNPGVTGIVASRLVEKYYRPTIVISIDDEGNGKGSARSIEGFDLYQSLSKHIALFQRFGGHRMAAGLSIDEDKIPNLRATLEEEVNHVLTAEAFVPSTDIELSLSVEEVTTKLIREIEELAPFGVGNPKPLVQIANAAIQQKRKIGSLQNHLKLSIGGDPASSTSPLDCVGFRFGHLNDRIQNDANIHLVGELSVNEWKGQEKPQIILRDVAVKERQLFDVRGRNDLQSLIHEARASAPLTVVIFQQEHERDALEQGLLPADFLFLDKDHLTAPTDILLFDLPKRLSDLTDFLEENESFIRSIYTGFMETGQAFFATKPTREAFKWLYVYLKKYAPLHIQEHEPVIARYQGWSSDTIHFMLQVFMELEFVTRSEGKLVVNAKPLKQDLQASPTFRSYDEKREIEETLKYSTYKELKAFLFACMPDEKKRAEVLTDGL, encoded by the coding sequence GTGGGCTTTGGGTTTGGACCGCGGCTGAATGCCGCCGGCCGTATGGATTCGGCAGCCCCGGCCGTGCAACTGCTGTTAGCTTCCGACCCTGAACAGGCGTATGCCCTGGCACGGGAGATTGACGAATATAACCGGGAACGCCAGCAAACGGTGGAAAAAATCACAGAGGAAGCGCTTGAACAGTTACAAGGAAAAGGAGATGATCGGCCGGCCATTGTCGTAGCCGGAAAAGGTTGGAACCCCGGGGTGACCGGGATCGTTGCCTCGAGACTTGTTGAAAAATATTATAGGCCAACGATTGTTATCTCCATTGACGATGAAGGGAATGGCAAAGGCTCTGCCCGCAGTATTGAAGGGTTTGACCTTTATCAATCGCTTTCCAAACATATAGCTCTCTTTCAGCGCTTTGGGGGGCACCGAATGGCTGCAGGTTTATCCATCGATGAGGATAAAATTCCGAACCTCCGGGCGACCCTTGAGGAAGAAGTAAATCATGTGTTGACGGCAGAAGCATTTGTTCCATCGACAGATATTGAACTATCCCTCTCCGTCGAGGAAGTTACGACGAAGCTGATACGGGAAATCGAAGAGCTGGCGCCTTTTGGCGTTGGCAATCCCAAACCGTTGGTGCAGATCGCGAATGCAGCGATACAACAAAAACGAAAAATCGGGAGCTTGCAAAATCATTTAAAGCTGTCGATAGGAGGGGACCCTGCCTCCTCCACGAGCCCTCTGGATTGCGTCGGGTTTCGATTTGGCCACCTTAATGACCGGATTCAGAATGACGCAAATATCCATCTCGTAGGCGAATTGTCTGTGAATGAATGGAAGGGGCAAGAAAAGCCGCAGATTATTCTTCGGGACGTCGCGGTCAAAGAGCGGCAACTTTTCGATGTTCGTGGGCGTAACGATTTGCAATCGCTCATTCATGAAGCGCGCGCATCCGCACCGCTTACCGTTGTTATTTTTCAACAGGAACACGAAAGGGACGCGTTGGAACAAGGCCTGCTTCCCGCTGATTTTTTATTTCTTGATAAGGATCACTTAACCGCGCCAACGGACATCTTATTATTTGATCTTCCGAAACGTTTATCTGACTTAACGGATTTTCTGGAGGAAAATGAATCGTTCATCCGTTCGATTTACACCGGGTTTATGGAAACGGGCCAAGCTTTTTTTGCGACAAAACCAACGCGCGAGGCGTTTAAATGGTTGTATGTTTATTTAAAAAAATATGCTCCGCTTCATATTCAGGAACACGAGCCAGTCATTGCCCGTTACCAAGGGTGGTCGTCGGACACCATTCATTTTATGCTGCAAGTGTTTATGGAATTGGAATTCGTGACGAGGAGCGAGGGAAAGCTGGTTGTAAACGCAAAACCGCTAAAACAAGATTTACAGGCATCACCGACGTTTCGCTCCTATGACGAAAAACGAGAAATTGAAGAAACGTTGAAGTATTCCACGTATAAAGAGTTAAAAGCTTTTTTGTTTGCCTGCATGCCTGATGAAAAGAAACGAGCAGAGGTGCTTACCGATGGATTATAA
- a CDS encoding adenine phosphoribosyltransferase: MDYKEHIQIINDYPVKGVQFKDITPLMQNGEVYQQAIDEMAVYVKSKNVDVIAAPEARGFVVGCPIAYTLNKSFVPVRKSGKLPRMVVETNYGLEYGKASLAIHKDAINPGDRVLITDDLLATGGTIDATIQLVEELGGEVVGCAFLIELAYLEHGEKLQNYDVYSLMTYN; the protein is encoded by the coding sequence ATGGATTATAAAGAACATATTCAAATTATCAACGATTATCCGGTAAAAGGGGTGCAGTTTAAGGACATCACGCCTCTTATGCAAAATGGGGAAGTCTATCAACAAGCGATCGATGAAATGGCAGTATATGTAAAATCAAAGAACGTCGATGTAATCGCGGCCCCGGAGGCAAGAGGGTTTGTTGTCGGTTGTCCGATCGCCTATACACTGAACAAAAGCTTTGTGCCTGTGCGTAAATCCGGGAAGCTGCCGCGCATGGTCGTCGAGACGAATTACGGCCTTGAATACGGGAAAGCAAGCCTTGCCATTCACAAAGATGCCATCAACCCGGGGGACCGGGTGCTGATTACCGACGACCTGCTCGCGACGGGCGGCACGATCGACGCAACGATTCAGCTCGTGGAAGAGCTCGGCGGAGAAGTCGTCGGCTGTGCGTTTCTCATTGAGCTTGCTTACCTGGAGCATGGAGAGAAATTGCAAAACTATGATGTTTATTCGCTGATGACGTATAATTGA
- a CDS encoding RelA/SpoT family protein — protein MTKEQLMEKMGEYLSVEQVDFIERAYLYAEKFHDGQYRKSGEPYIHHPVQVAGILVELQLEPATIAGAFLHDVVEDTEATVEDLTELFGEEVAMLVDGVTKLKKIKYKSKAEQQAENHRKMVVAMARDIRVIMIKLADRLHNLRTLKYLRTEKQRRIAKETLEIFAPLAHRLGISTIKWEMEDIALRYLDPQQYYRIVNLMKQKRAEREQYIEEVMDDIRESVKDLNVEADISGRPKHIYSIYRKMTIQKKQFNEIYDLLAVRIIVRSIKDCYGVLGIIHTRWKPMPGRFKDYIAMPKANMYQSLHTTVIGPKGEPLEVQIRSEEMHRIAEYGVAAHWAYKEGQAVKQKSLDKLGWFREILEWQKDTSNAQEFMESLKIDLFSDMVFVFTPKGDVIELPRGSVPIDFSYRIHTEIGNQTIGAKVNGKMVPLDHQLKTGDIVDIMTSKHSYGPSQDWLKLTQSSHAKNKIKQFFKKERREENEQKGREAIEKELRAQDFSPKEVLTEANLQETAAKFSFSGQADMFAAVGYSGISAKQVVTRLTEKIRQKVKEQEKKTVTEAIKDIPAPSRTRRSNTGVRVKGADNLLIRLSKCCNPVPGDDIRGYITKGRGVSIHRADCPNVADTEENQTRLIEVEWEPELEKVKSFNVDIEVAGYDRRGLLNEVLNAIAESKTNINAVNGRSDKNKMAIIDITIVISNLDHLRKVVEKIKRLPDIYSVRRVLH, from the coding sequence ATGACGAAAGAACAACTAATGGAGAAGATGGGCGAATATTTATCCGTTGAGCAAGTGGATTTTATTGAGCGCGCCTATCTTTATGCTGAAAAATTTCATGACGGACAATATCGCAAATCAGGCGAACCGTACATCCACCACCCCGTTCAAGTCGCGGGAATATTGGTTGAGCTTCAATTAGAACCTGCAACGATTGCCGGTGCTTTTTTGCATGATGTCGTCGAGGATACGGAAGCGACCGTGGAAGATCTCACCGAATTGTTCGGGGAAGAAGTAGCCATGCTCGTGGATGGTGTGACGAAATTAAAAAAGATTAAATATAAATCAAAAGCGGAACAGCAAGCAGAGAATCATCGCAAGATGGTCGTTGCCATGGCCCGAGACATCCGTGTCATTATGATAAAACTGGCCGACCGCCTTCACAACCTACGGACACTCAAGTACTTGCGTACCGAAAAGCAACGGCGGATTGCGAAAGAGACGCTAGAGATCTTCGCGCCCCTCGCCCACCGGCTTGGGATTTCCACCATCAAATGGGAAATGGAAGACATCGCCCTCCGTTACTTGGATCCGCAACAATATTATCGGATCGTCAATCTAATGAAACAAAAACGTGCGGAGCGTGAGCAATACATTGAAGAAGTGATGGATGATATCCGGGAAAGTGTCAAGGACTTAAATGTGGAAGCGGATATATCCGGACGCCCGAAGCATATATACAGCATTTATCGCAAAATGACGATCCAGAAAAAACAATTTAATGAAATCTATGACCTGCTCGCGGTACGCATTATCGTTAGAAGCATCAAAGATTGCTACGGGGTGCTCGGCATTATTCATACGCGTTGGAAACCAATGCCGGGCAGATTTAAAGACTATATTGCCATGCCGAAAGCCAATATGTATCAATCGTTGCACACGACGGTGATCGGTCCTAAAGGGGAGCCGTTGGAAGTGCAGATCCGCTCCGAAGAAATGCACCGCATAGCTGAATATGGTGTGGCCGCCCATTGGGCATACAAAGAAGGACAAGCGGTCAAGCAAAAATCGCTCGATAAACTCGGCTGGTTCAGGGAAATATTGGAATGGCAAAAGGATACTTCCAACGCACAAGAATTTATGGAATCCCTGAAAATCGATTTATTTTCTGATATGGTTTTCGTCTTTACCCCAAAAGGAGATGTCATCGAATTGCCGAGAGGGTCGGTACCGATCGATTTTTCCTATCGCATTCATACGGAGATCGGGAACCAAACCATCGGCGCCAAAGTAAACGGAAAGATGGTACCCCTTGACCATCAGCTGAAAACCGGGGACATCGTCGATATTATGACTTCGAAACATTCATACGGCCCCTCTCAAGATTGGTTAAAGCTAACGCAAAGTTCCCATGCCAAAAACAAAATCAAGCAGTTCTTTAAAAAAGAACGCCGGGAAGAAAATGAACAAAAAGGACGCGAGGCCATTGAGAAGGAATTGCGTGCGCAGGATTTCTCCCCGAAAGAGGTATTAACCGAGGCTAACCTACAGGAAACAGCGGCGAAATTCAGTTTTTCCGGCCAAGCGGACATGTTTGCGGCTGTCGGTTACAGTGGAATATCCGCGAAACAAGTCGTGACGCGATTAACGGAAAAAATACGCCAAAAAGTGAAGGAACAAGAGAAAAAAACGGTTACCGAAGCGATCAAAGATATACCGGCGCCGTCGCGAACCCGACGTTCCAACACCGGTGTACGTGTGAAAGGGGCGGACAACCTTCTGATTCGCCTGTCCAAATGTTGTAACCCGGTGCCAGGAGACGATATACGCGGATATATTACGAAAGGGCGCGGTGTATCTATTCATCGTGCCGATTGTCCGAACGTTGCAGATACAGAAGAAAATCAAACACGATTGATCGAGGTAGAGTGGGAACCGGAACTGGAGAAAGTGAAAAGCTTTAACGTCGATATCGAAGTTGCCGGTTATGATCGCCGCGGGCTGTTAAACGAAGTGCTGAATGCCATTGCTGAATCCAAAACGAATATTAACGCCGTAAATGGACGTTCGGACAAGAATAAAATGGCTATTATTGATATTACAATTGTGATCAGCAACCTCGATCACTTGAGAAAAGTGGTCGAAAAAATCAAGCGCTTGCCCGATATTTATTCCGTACGGCGAGTATTGCACTAA